The Aeromicrobium sp. Leaf245 genome includes a region encoding these proteins:
- a CDS encoding sugar ABC transporter ATP-binding protein yields MSEATALDDREVAPVPEPTCLEMSGISKQFGGHQALEDVSISLRPGRVLALCGANGAGKSTLVRILAGAESADAGTIRVHGEQVSIHAPQDATRLGLSFIHQELNLVPKFTALQNMAMGADHHRSGVIDQRGLRRKALAVQERIGYRVPLDTRVEDLAVSDRWMVSLGRSLMRDATIVAMDEPTASFTQEEAERLYGIIDELTADGVGILYISHRLEEVLQVADDVTVLRNGRLVGSFAAADLDVPALTRHIVGRDVEEVTHRETEGDPTQAPELLRVQGLTRLPRVHDVDLTLHRGEILGVAGLVGAGRTELARMLIGADPVGSGSMTLDGRPYAPRSPFEAIRAGVALVPEERRSQGLILRNSVSSNLNMASLRDPEKRLGTFSPRRAARIARDAVSRFGVKAGSVHEKVGELSGGNQQKIVVGKNVLAGPRLLILDEPTVGVDVGARSEIYDIIRALAAEGTSILMISSDFEELAICDRVVVMREGTITATVPAARATKDRLTSLCFGSTEQDLA; encoded by the coding sequence ATGAGCGAAGCAACAGCCCTCGACGACCGCGAGGTCGCCCCGGTGCCCGAGCCGACGTGCCTGGAGATGTCCGGCATCTCGAAGCAGTTCGGTGGGCACCAGGCCCTGGAGGACGTGTCCATCAGCCTGCGCCCCGGGCGGGTCCTCGCCCTGTGCGGGGCCAACGGGGCCGGGAAGTCGACCCTCGTCAGGATCCTGGCCGGGGCGGAGTCGGCCGACGCCGGCACGATCCGCGTCCACGGCGAGCAGGTCTCGATCCACGCGCCGCAGGACGCGACGCGGCTCGGCCTGAGCTTCATCCACCAGGAGCTCAACCTGGTCCCGAAGTTCACGGCCCTGCAGAACATGGCGATGGGCGCGGACCACCACCGCTCCGGCGTCATCGACCAGCGCGGCCTGCGTCGCAAGGCACTAGCCGTCCAGGAGCGCATCGGCTACCGCGTCCCGCTCGACACCAGGGTCGAGGACCTCGCCGTCTCCGACCGCTGGATGGTCTCGCTCGGCCGCTCGCTCATGCGGGACGCGACCATCGTCGCGATGGACGAGCCGACGGCGTCGTTCACCCAGGAGGAGGCCGAGCGGCTCTACGGCATCATCGACGAGCTCACGGCCGACGGCGTCGGGATCCTCTACATCTCGCACCGCCTGGAGGAGGTGCTGCAGGTCGCCGACGACGTGACGGTGCTGCGCAACGGCCGACTGGTCGGGAGCTTCGCCGCGGCCGACCTGGACGTCCCCGCGCTCACCCGCCACATCGTCGGTCGGGACGTGGAGGAGGTCACCCACCGCGAGACGGAGGGCGACCCCACGCAGGCTCCCGAGCTCCTGCGCGTGCAGGGCCTGACCCGCCTGCCGCGGGTGCACGACGTCGACCTGACCCTGCACCGGGGGGAGATCCTCGGCGTGGCCGGCCTCGTCGGGGCGGGTCGCACCGAGCTGGCGCGCATGCTCATCGGGGCGGACCCGGTCGGCTCCGGCTCGATGACGCTCGACGGACGCCCGTACGCACCGCGCTCGCCCTTCGAGGCGATCCGTGCCGGTGTCGCACTCGTGCCCGAGGAGCGTCGTTCCCAGGGCCTGATCCTGCGCAACTCCGTCAGCTCCAACCTCAACATGGCCTCGTTGCGCGACCCCGAGAAGCGGCTGGGCACGTTCAGCCCGCGCAGGGCGGCGCGCATCGCCCGCGACGCGGTGTCCCGGTTCGGCGTCAAGGCCGGCTCCGTCCACGAGAAGGTCGGTGAGCTCAGCGGCGGGAACCAGCAGAAGATCGTCGTCGGAAAGAACGTGCTCGCCGGCCCACGACTGCTGATCCTGGACGAGCCCACCGTCGGCGTCGACGTCGGCGCCCGCAGCGAGATCTACGACATCATCCGGGCGCTCGCCGCCGAGGGGACCTCGATCCTCATGATCTCCAGCGACTTCGAGGAGCTCGCCATCTGCGACCGCGTCGTCGTGATGCGCGAAGGAACCATCACCGCCACGGTGCCCGCCGCCCGGGCCACGAAGGACCGTCTCACCTCGCTCTGCTTCGGCTCGACAGAACAGGACCTCGCATGA
- a CDS encoding ABC transporter permease encodes MTVTALDPTAVVATPSTSTRVWKWFGRYGALLVLAVLVVSTSILEPDTFATWDNFINILNQSALSAIIAMGLTFALVTGEFDLSIGNVASLSGVICLSAMVDQEIGVVAALVLAVVIGAVVGLANGLVVTLLNVNALVATLGIGTVAVGINYAVAGGTPVGLPDPAGFIQLTLGRFLGIPYPVFMMLGLAAVLWFILNRTVLGQSMQAVGGNAVAAQLSGIRVDRVRVFAFVICGICAALTGILLASRTGSAAVSGGDSYLLAAFAAAFFGSAVLRDGEFHVIGTLIGVVTVSVGFNAIALVGLETYWQYLFQGLLLILGVGVGSLARRRASMA; translated from the coding sequence ATGACCGTCACCGCGCTCGACCCCACGGCCGTCGTCGCCACCCCCTCCACCAGCACACGCGTGTGGAAGTGGTTCGGCCGCTACGGCGCCCTCCTCGTCCTCGCCGTCCTGGTCGTCAGCACGAGCATCCTCGAGCCCGACACCTTCGCGACCTGGGACAACTTCATCAACATCCTGAACCAGAGCGCCCTGTCGGCGATCATCGCGATGGGGCTGACGTTCGCGCTGGTCACGGGCGAGTTCGACCTCAGCATCGGCAACGTCGCGAGCCTGTCCGGCGTCATCTGCCTCTCGGCGATGGTCGACCAGGAGATCGGGGTCGTCGCCGCGCTCGTGCTGGCCGTCGTGATCGGTGCCGTGGTCGGACTCGCGAACGGCCTGGTGGTCACGCTGCTGAACGTGAACGCGCTCGTCGCGACCCTCGGCATCGGCACGGTCGCGGTCGGCATCAACTACGCCGTCGCCGGTGGCACGCCGGTGGGCCTGCCGGACCCGGCCGGCTTCATCCAGCTGACGCTCGGCCGCTTCCTGGGGATCCCGTACCCGGTGTTCATGATGCTCGGCCTCGCCGCCGTGCTGTGGTTCATCCTCAACCGCACCGTGCTCGGGCAGTCGATGCAGGCGGTCGGCGGCAACGCCGTGGCCGCCCAGCTCTCGGGCATCCGCGTCGACCGGGTGCGTGTCTTCGCCTTCGTCATCTGTGGCATCTGTGCCGCCCTCACCGGCATCCTGCTGGCGTCGCGCACCGGCAGCGCGGCGGTCTCCGGCGGAGACAGCTACCTGCTTGCCGCGTTCGCCGCAGCCTTCTTCGGGTCCGCGGTCCTGCGCGACGGCGAGTTCCACGTCATCGGCACGCTGATCGGCGTCGTCACGGTCTCGGTGGGCTTCAACGCCATCGCCCTCGTCGGGCTCGAGACCTACTGGCAGTACCTGTTCCAGGGTCTGCTCCTGATCCTCGGTGTCGGGGTGGGCTCGCTGGCTCGCCGCCGAGCCTCGATGGCCTAG
- a CDS encoding enoyl-CoA hydratase-related protein encodes MTTTSPEETRSEPTVLSERRGAVLVLTLHRPERLNAWTNAMEDEYFAALLAADEDPDVRAVVVTGAGRGFCAGADMGDLAGAADATDAEIDRPLPRHLPLTLRKPLVAAVNGAAAGLGMVETLYCDVRFASPDAVFLTAFSRRGLVAEYGMAWLLQRLVGPGRAADLLLSGRRVDGDEAHRIGLVEHLVPADELLERAVAYAADLTTSCSPWSMATIKSQLLLDAERSFAESVQAADVLMRESFRGSDIAEGVASFAERRPPVFAPLPRKEI; translated from the coding sequence ATGACGACGACGTCCCCGGAGGAGACGAGGTCCGAGCCGACCGTGCTCTCCGAGCGACGCGGTGCGGTGCTCGTCCTCACCCTCCACCGGCCCGAGCGGCTCAACGCCTGGACCAACGCCATGGAGGACGAGTACTTCGCCGCGCTGCTGGCGGCCGACGAGGATCCCGACGTGCGCGCGGTGGTGGTCACCGGTGCAGGCCGAGGCTTCTGCGCCGGCGCCGACATGGGCGACCTGGCGGGCGCGGCGGACGCCACCGACGCCGAGATCGACCGCCCGCTCCCGCGGCACCTGCCGCTCACGCTCCGCAAGCCGCTCGTGGCCGCGGTCAACGGGGCCGCGGCCGGCCTCGGCATGGTCGAGACGCTCTACTGCGACGTGCGCTTCGCCTCGCCCGACGCGGTGTTCCTCACGGCCTTCTCGCGTCGCGGTCTCGTGGCCGAGTACGGCATGGCCTGGCTGCTCCAGCGGCTCGTCGGGCCCGGACGCGCGGCGGACCTGCTGCTCTCCGGGCGACGCGTCGACGGGGACGAGGCGCACCGCATCGGGCTCGTCGAGCACCTCGTGCCCGCCGACGAGCTGCTCGAGCGGGCCGTCGCCTACGCCGCCGACCTCACGACGTCCTGCTCCCCGTGGTCGATGGCCACGATCAAGTCCCAGCTGCTCCTCGACGCCGAGCGCAGCTTCGCCGAGTCGGTGCAGGCCGCCGACGTCCTGATGCGCGAGTCCTTCCGGGGCTCCGACATCGCCGAGGGCGTCGCGAGCTTCGCCGAACGGCGCCCGCCGGTGTTCGCACCGCTACCTCGCAAGGAGATCTGA
- a CDS encoding acyl-CoA dehydrogenase family protein encodes MEFAPSQRSVEYQEKLLEFMDGYVYPAESVYAAQMAESGNANFHPPILEELKTEARKRGLWNLFHPHEREDWGAPGLSNLDYAPLAEITGRSPYIAPEAINCNAPDTGNMEVLELFGTDEHKEKWLKPLLAGEINSAFCMTEPEVASSDATNVQLRMDADGDEYVLNGRKWFASNALHANCKVLIVMGKTDVEAATHRQQSMMVVPLDTPGITIVRGLPVFGYMDREGHAEILFEDVRVPKTALLAGEGDGFMISQARLGPGRIHHCMRSIGMAERALDLMIERAQNRVTFGEPVANRSNIQDWIAEARIDIEMIRLLTFKTAWLMDTVGNQKARTEIAAIKVAAPAVALKIIDRAIQVHGGGGITDDFPLASFYAHQRTLRLADGPDEVHKRTIAQVELRRINADWNKKR; translated from the coding sequence ATGGAGTTCGCACCGAGCCAGAGGTCCGTGGAGTACCAGGAGAAGCTCCTGGAGTTCATGGACGGCTACGTCTACCCCGCCGAGTCCGTCTACGCCGCCCAGATGGCGGAGTCGGGCAACGCCAACTTCCACCCGCCCATCCTCGAGGAGCTCAAGACCGAGGCCAGGAAGCGTGGTCTGTGGAACCTCTTCCACCCGCACGAGCGCGAGGACTGGGGAGCCCCCGGCCTGAGCAACCTCGACTACGCGCCGCTCGCCGAGATCACCGGACGCAGCCCCTACATCGCCCCCGAGGCGATCAACTGCAACGCCCCCGACACGGGCAACATGGAGGTGCTCGAGCTCTTCGGCACCGACGAGCACAAGGAGAAGTGGCTCAAGCCGCTCCTCGCCGGTGAGATCAACTCGGCCTTCTGCATGACCGAGCCGGAGGTCGCGAGCTCGGACGCCACCAACGTCCAGCTGCGCATGGACGCCGACGGCGACGAGTACGTGCTCAACGGCCGCAAGTGGTTCGCCTCCAACGCGCTGCACGCCAACTGCAAGGTCCTGATCGTCATGGGCAAGACCGACGTCGAGGCCGCGACCCACCGCCAGCAGTCGATGATGGTGGTCCCGCTCGACACCCCCGGCATCACGATCGTCCGAGGGCTCCCGGTCTTCGGCTACATGGACCGCGAGGGTCACGCGGAGATCCTGTTCGAGGACGTCCGGGTGCCCAAGACCGCCCTGCTCGCCGGCGAGGGTGACGGCTTCATGATCAGCCAGGCCCGCCTGGGACCCGGTCGCATCCACCACTGCATGCGGTCGATCGGCATGGCCGAGCGCGCCCTGGACCTGATGATCGAGCGCGCGCAGAACCGGGTCACGTTCGGCGAGCCCGTGGCCAACCGGTCCAACATCCAGGACTGGATCGCCGAGGCGCGCATCGACATCGAGATGATCCGTCTGCTCACGTTCAAGACCGCTTGGCTGATGGACACGGTCGGCAACCAGAAGGCGCGCACCGAGATCGCGGCGATCAAGGTGGCCGCTCCGGCCGTCGCGCTCAAGATCATCGACCGCGCGATCCAGGTGCACGGCGGTGGCGGCATCACCGACGACTTCCCGCTCGCCAGCTTCTACGCCCACCAGCGCACGCTGCGCCTGGCCGACGGCCCGGACGAGGTGCACAAGCGCACCATCGCCCAGGTCGAGCTGCGCCGGATCAACGCCGACTGGAACAAGAAGAGGTGA
- a CDS encoding SDR family oxidoreductase — translation MSEPLAGRTAIVTGASRGIGLAAAAALHDAGANVVLTARTEEAARAAADSVGPRALGIGAHATDEDLARACVERTVEAFGSVDVLVNNAGTNPAYGPVLAQDHGRFAKTLDVNLWAPILWSRLVVDAWMGEHGGSIVNTASIGGLSVGPDLGIYHVSKAALIHLTKQLAIELAPSIRVNAVAPGVVRTKLAEALWKEHEGAVVERTPLARIGEPDDVGAAVLFLASSASSWITGETLVIDGGQMIGSGAAADALAARVEG, via the coding sequence GTGAGCGAGCCGCTCGCGGGCCGCACCGCGATCGTCACGGGCGCCTCGCGCGGCATCGGCCTCGCGGCCGCGGCGGCGCTGCACGACGCAGGCGCCAACGTGGTGCTCACGGCACGGACGGAGGAGGCGGCCCGTGCGGCCGCCGACTCCGTCGGCCCGCGGGCGCTCGGGATCGGGGCCCACGCGACCGACGAGGACCTCGCCCGCGCGTGCGTGGAGCGGACGGTGGAGGCGTTCGGCAGCGTCGACGTGCTGGTCAACAACGCCGGCACCAACCCGGCCTACGGCCCGGTGCTCGCGCAGGACCACGGCCGCTTCGCGAAGACGCTCGACGTGAACCTGTGGGCGCCGATCCTGTGGTCACGCCTCGTGGTCGACGCCTGGATGGGCGAGCACGGCGGCTCGATCGTGAACACGGCCTCGATCGGCGGCCTGTCGGTCGGGCCCGACCTCGGGATCTACCACGTGTCGAAGGCCGCCCTCATCCACCTGACGAAGCAGCTCGCGATCGAGCTCGCACCGTCGATCCGGGTCAACGCCGTCGCGCCGGGTGTCGTGCGGACGAAGCTGGCCGAGGCGCTGTGGAAGGAGCACGAGGGAGCCGTGGTGGAGCGGACGCCGCTCGCCCGGATCGGCGAGCCCGACGACGTCGGGGCGGCCGTGCTGTTCCTCGCATCGTCCGCGTCGTCCTGGATCACCGGCGAGACGCTCGTCATCGACGGCGGCCAGATGATCGGGTCCGGTGCGGCGGCCGATGCCCTCGCGGCGCGGGTCGAGGGCTGA
- a CDS encoding phosphotransferase family protein — protein MPGTATDVALDLDVLAALLRADGHEVQGGLVADRVGRGQSNLTYLVRDEHGARWIVRRPPRGELLASAHDVLREHRILAALSDTDVPVPQVLGRYVDDALAETPVVVMEHVDGLVVDRDEVAEGLGLSLRAAIGPSLARTLAAVHEVDVDEVGLGDLASRSPYAARQLKRWSRQWEASRTRDLPRLDAMTELLRRRMPEQSTHAGRDVALVHGDFHLRNVIVDPELGDVRAVLDWELSTLGDPLADIGSLLAYWPEASDGATHAFAASALPGFSSREQIATTYLEASGRERSDLDYWHALGLWKIAVIAEGVMRRALDEPSNAADGGPPVPEAIDQLVERAWVVVETAGLDR, from the coding sequence GTGCCCGGGACCGCGACCGACGTCGCGCTGGACCTGGACGTGCTCGCCGCGCTGCTGCGTGCCGACGGCCACGAGGTGCAGGGAGGCCTCGTGGCCGACCGGGTGGGTCGCGGCCAGTCGAACCTGACCTACCTCGTGCGCGACGAGCACGGCGCTCGCTGGATCGTCCGGCGCCCGCCACGTGGCGAGCTGCTCGCCTCGGCGCACGACGTGCTGCGCGAGCACCGGATCCTCGCGGCGCTCTCGGACACCGACGTGCCCGTGCCGCAGGTCCTGGGACGCTACGTGGACGACGCCCTCGCCGAGACCCCGGTGGTGGTCATGGAGCACGTCGACGGGCTGGTCGTCGACCGCGACGAGGTGGCAGAGGGCCTGGGCCTCTCGCTGCGGGCCGCGATCGGACCGTCGCTCGCACGCACGCTCGCGGCGGTGCACGAGGTCGACGTCGACGAGGTGGGGCTGGGTGACCTCGCGAGCCGCTCGCCGTACGCCGCCCGCCAGCTCAAGCGCTGGTCCCGGCAGTGGGAGGCCTCGCGCACGCGTGACCTGCCCCGGCTCGACGCCATGACCGAGCTCCTGCGCCGGCGCATGCCGGAGCAGTCCACGCACGCTGGGCGCGACGTCGCCCTCGTGCACGGTGACTTCCACCTGCGCAACGTCATCGTCGACCCCGAGCTGGGCGACGTGCGTGCCGTGCTCGACTGGGAGCTCAGCACCCTCGGCGACCCGCTCGCCGACATCGGCAGCCTGCTCGCCTACTGGCCGGAGGCCTCCGACGGTGCGACCCACGCGTTCGCCGCGTCCGCGCTGCCGGGCTTCTCCTCGCGCGAGCAGATCGCCACGACCTACCTGGAGGCCTCGGGCCGCGAGCGGTCCGACCTCGACTACTGGCACGCCCTCGGTCTCTGGAAGATCGCCGTCATCGCCGAGGGCGTGATGCGGCGGGCCCTGGACGAGCCGAGCAACGCCGCCGACGGCGGCCCACCCGTGCCGGAGGCCATCGACCAGCTGGTCGAGCGCGCCTGGGTCGTCGTCGAGACCGCCGGTCTCGACCGCTGA
- a CDS encoding cyclase family protein, whose translation MTETPYVGDFLKDSPRNWGKWGPDDEVGSLNYLTSAEVLRGVAEVRSGEVFTLQVRMGDPSGDPVWPGRESIQRTNVMDEGFFQRGEGVETPGGAHYSDDVATLYLQASTQYDSLGHVWYDGQIWNGYDAATTDGAMEKASVLPIAERGVVGRGVLIDVARHRGKAALDKGETFTHEDLLEIAAAQGSTIEKHDILVVRTGFVGSFYRQSAEEFYDGFLEPGLTYSPELVEWFQAMEIPNLVTDTIANEVTLEPSSGVTLPLHSALMRNLGVAFTEIAWLEDLAAACAADERWTFLYTAAPLKVVGGTGAPVNPVVVR comes from the coding sequence ATGACCGAGACCCCCTACGTGGGCGACTTCCTGAAGGACTCCCCGAGGAACTGGGGCAAGTGGGGGCCCGACGACGAGGTGGGCTCGTTGAACTACCTCACGAGTGCGGAGGTGCTCCGCGGCGTCGCCGAGGTCCGGTCGGGCGAGGTCTTCACGCTCCAGGTGCGGATGGGCGATCCGTCCGGCGACCCGGTGTGGCCGGGCCGCGAGAGCATCCAGCGCACGAACGTGATGGACGAGGGCTTCTTCCAGCGGGGCGAGGGCGTGGAGACGCCCGGCGGAGCGCACTACTCCGACGACGTCGCGACGCTCTACCTGCAGGCGTCCACGCAGTACGACTCCCTCGGCCACGTCTGGTACGACGGCCAGATCTGGAACGGCTACGACGCCGCCACCACCGACGGCGCGATGGAGAAGGCGTCGGTCCTGCCCATCGCCGAACGCGGTGTGGTCGGGCGCGGCGTGCTGATCGACGTCGCGCGCCACCGGGGCAAGGCGGCGCTCGACAAGGGGGAGACCTTCACCCACGAGGACCTGCTGGAGATCGCTGCCGCGCAGGGTTCCACGATCGAGAAGCACGACATCCTGGTCGTCCGCACCGGCTTCGTCGGGTCCTTCTACCGGCAGAGCGCCGAGGAGTTCTACGACGGCTTCCTCGAGCCGGGACTCACCTACAGCCCCGAGCTCGTCGAGTGGTTCCAGGCGATGGAGATCCCGAACCTCGTCACGGACACGATCGCGAACGAGGTGACGCTGGAGCCCTCGAGCGGTGTCACGCTGCCGCTGCACAGCGCCCTCATGCGCAACCTGGGCGTCGCGTTCACGGAGATCGCGTGGCTGGAGGACCTCGCCGCCGCCTGTGCCGCGGACGAGCGCTGGACGTTCCTCTACACGGCGGCACCGCTCAAGGTCGTCGGTGGCACGGGCGCCCCCGTGAACCCGGTGGTCGTGCGATGA
- a CDS encoding putative quinol monooxygenase produces the protein MSAFDVVATIQAQEGRGDELAEILQASLATVRGEEGCLRYDLHRVRRRPDELVMLERWSSVEALKAHGAAEHFQETSARLAPLLAAAPVVRVLEAVDVADPS, from the coding sequence ATGAGCGCGTTCGACGTGGTCGCGACGATCCAGGCGCAGGAGGGGCGCGGTGACGAGCTCGCGGAGATCCTCCAGGCGTCGCTCGCGACGGTCCGTGGCGAGGAGGGATGCCTGCGCTACGACCTGCACCGGGTGCGACGCCGACCGGACGAGCTCGTCATGCTCGAGCGGTGGTCCTCGGTCGAGGCGCTCAAGGCGCACGGAGCGGCCGAGCACTTCCAGGAGACCTCGGCCAGGCTGGCGCCCCTGCTCGCCGCGGCACCGGTGGTCCGGGTGCTGGAGGCGGTCGACGTCGCGGACCCCTCATGA
- a CDS encoding TetR/AcrR family transcriptional regulator translates to MSEQPAARKDVVPALADTSGLKEPPTTRRGLRTRAALVASARTVFERDGFLASRLTDITAEASCSTGTFYTYFNSKEEIFLAVMEAARDEMLHPGMPHVEEADDPVAVIEASNRAYFETYKRNGRLMRLQEQVATIDDDFRRRRLERGEAFARRNAKSIQKLQEDGRVDATLDPMMTSRALSGMVSRLAYSSFALGENWSVDDLVETSTRLWANALGLTTER, encoded by the coding sequence ATGAGCGAGCAGCCCGCGGCGAGGAAGGACGTGGTCCCGGCCCTGGCGGACACCTCCGGCCTGAAGGAGCCCCCGACCACCCGCCGCGGCCTGCGCACGCGGGCGGCTCTCGTGGCGTCCGCGCGGACGGTGTTCGAGCGCGACGGCTTCCTCGCCTCGAGGCTCACGGACATCACCGCCGAGGCCAGCTGCTCGACGGGGACGTTCTACACGTACTTCAACAGCAAGGAAGAGATCTTCCTTGCGGTGATGGAGGCGGCACGCGACGAGATGCTCCACCCGGGCATGCCCCACGTCGAGGAGGCCGACGACCCCGTCGCGGTCATCGAGGCGAGCAATCGCGCCTACTTCGAGACCTACAAGCGCAACGGTCGGTTGATGCGCCTGCAGGAGCAGGTCGCCACGATCGACGACGACTTCCGTCGGCGCCGGCTCGAGCGCGGTGAGGCGTTCGCGCGCCGCAACGCCAAGAGCATCCAGAAGCTCCAGGAGGACGGCCGGGTCGACGCCACGCTCGATCCGATGATGACGTCGCGGGCGCTCTCGGGCATGGTCAGCCGGCTGGCGTACTCGAGCTTCGCGCTGGGGGAGAACTGGTCGGTCGACGACCTCGTCGAGACCTCGACGCGGTTGTGGGCCAACGCGCTCGGGCTCACCACCGAGCGCTGA
- a CDS encoding NADP-dependent oxidoreductase: MPIAARRVHLAARPVGLPDASTWDVSDDRLDDPADGEVHVAVNHLSLDPAMRGWLNDVRSYVPPVGIGEVMRAFGIGTVIASRAEGLEPGDTVMGTIGATDHAVVAGADLTKVDLAVAPAPTWLGALGMPGMTAWFGLFDVARAQPGETVVVSGAAGAVGSVVGQLAKARGCRVVGIAGGPEKCAWLTDELGFDAAVDHREGAVHRALRQAAPDGIDVYFDNVGGVVLDAALRTLRLGARVAICGAISTYNATEPAPGPAHYMSLLVNRASMAGFLVFDYEDRYGEAVDGIGAMIADGSLIAREHVVSGGIDAFGDTLLMLFSGANTGKLVLAL; this comes from the coding sequence GTGCCGATCGCCGCCCGCAGGGTCCACCTCGCCGCGCGCCCCGTCGGCCTGCCCGACGCGTCCACCTGGGACGTGTCGGACGACCGGCTCGACGACCCCGCCGACGGTGAGGTGCACGTCGCCGTGAACCACCTGTCGCTCGACCCGGCCATGCGCGGCTGGTTGAACGACGTCCGGTCGTACGTCCCACCCGTCGGGATCGGCGAGGTCATGCGCGCCTTCGGCATCGGCACCGTCATCGCCTCCCGTGCCGAGGGCCTCGAGCCGGGCGACACCGTGATGGGCACGATCGGCGCGACCGACCACGCGGTGGTCGCGGGGGCCGACCTCACCAAGGTCGACCTCGCCGTGGCCCCGGCCCCGACCTGGCTCGGTGCGCTCGGCATGCCGGGCATGACGGCGTGGTTCGGCCTCTTCGACGTCGCTCGAGCCCAGCCGGGCGAGACGGTCGTGGTCTCGGGTGCGGCCGGCGCGGTCGGCTCCGTCGTCGGCCAGCTCGCGAAGGCCCGCGGCTGTCGCGTGGTCGGCATCGCCGGCGGTCCCGAGAAGTGCGCGTGGCTCACCGACGAGCTCGGCTTCGACGCCGCCGTCGACCACCGCGAGGGCGCGGTGCACCGCGCCCTGCGTCAGGCCGCGCCCGACGGGATCGACGTCTACTTCGACAACGTCGGCGGCGTGGTCCTCGACGCTGCGCTCCGCACCCTGCGACTCGGCGCACGCGTCGCGATCTGCGGCGCGATCTCGACGTACAACGCGACCGAGCCCGCCCCCGGACCGGCGCACTACATGTCGCTCCTGGTGAACCGAGCGTCGATGGCCGGCTTCCTGGTCTTCGACTACGAGGACCGGTACGGCGAGGCGGTCGACGGCATCGGCGCGATGATCGCCGACGGCTCGCTGATCGCCCGCGAGCACGTCGTGAGCGGGGGGATCGACGCGTTCGGCGACACCCTGCTGATGCTGTTCAGCGGCGCGAACACGGGCAAGCTCGTGCTGGCGCTCTGA
- a CDS encoding MaoC family dehydratase: MTETTAPIRPTTIQDLVDLVGTRLGPTAWHDVTQDRIDAFADLTGDHQWIHVDPERAKESAFGSTIAHGLYSLSMGPRFMEDLMAFDGFAHSLNYGYEKVRFPAPNPVDSRIRMHAEIVSVDDVGNGAARIVTVQTFEREGSDKPICVAQSIGQFTEYPTED, encoded by the coding sequence ATGACCGAGACCACCGCCCCCATCCGACCCACGACCATCCAGGACCTGGTCGACCTCGTCGGGACACGCCTGGGCCCCACCGCGTGGCACGACGTCACGCAGGACCGGATCGACGCCTTCGCCGACCTCACCGGTGACCACCAGTGGATCCACGTCGACCCGGAGCGTGCGAAGGAGAGCGCGTTCGGGTCGACCATCGCGCACGGCCTCTACAGCCTGTCGATGGGTCCACGGTTCATGGAGGACCTCATGGCCTTCGACGGCTTCGCCCACAGCCTCAACTACGGGTACGAGAAGGTCCGCTTCCCCGCTCCCAACCCCGTCGACTCGCGCATCCGCATGCACGCCGAGATCGTCTCGGTCGACGACGTCGGGAACGGAGCCGCGCGCATCGTCACGGTGCAGACCTTCGAGCGCGAGGGGTCCGACAAGCCGATCTGCGTCGCGCAGTCCATCGGTCAGTTCACCGAGTACCCGACGGAGGACTGA